Proteins from a genomic interval of Undibacterium parvum:
- a CDS encoding ExbD/TolR family protein, protein MSMAPSASNSSEPEVMMEMNMTPLIDVMLVLIIMLIITIPPQNHAINLNMPVNTPSKPTEPPPVINIDIDFDGTVLWNGTAVPHAELETKLQVIAAMPDQAEVHIRPDKLAAYKAVAAVMASAQRLGVTKIGMVGNEQFLK, encoded by the coding sequence ATGAGTATGGCTCCTAGCGCTAGTAATTCTAGCGAACCAGAAGTGATGATGGAAATGAACATGACGCCTTTGATTGACGTCATGCTGGTGTTGATCATTATGTTGATCATCACCATTCCACCCCAGAATCACGCGATTAATCTCAACATGCCGGTCAATACACCGTCCAAGCCGACAGAACCACCACCGGTGATCAATATTGATATTGATTTCGATGGCACGGTCTTATGGAATGGCACGGCAGTACCGCACGCTGAATTGGAAACCAAGTTGCAAGTCATCGCAGCGATGCCAGATCAGGCTGAAGTGCATATCCGTCCTGATAAATTGGCGGCCTACAAAGCAGTCGCTGCCGTCATGGCATCGGCACAGCGTTTGGGCGTGACTAAAATCGGTATGGTCGGCAATGAGCAGTTCTTGAAATAA
- a CDS encoding ExbD/TolR family protein produces MSMSMGNDGDGEDEVNSTINTTPLVDIMLVLLIIFLITSPVVLDSVKVKLPVDTNTIYVTKPENITLTINKDGDMFWNGGRKALAGTDELFEKMKKVSVQVPQPEVHVRGDQDTRYEFVGKTILTVQRAGIAKVGFIIEPPAKD; encoded by the coding sequence ATGTCAATGTCAATGGGAAATGATGGCGACGGCGAAGACGAAGTCAACAGCACCATTAATACCACCCCGCTGGTGGATATTATGTTGGTACTGCTGATCATCTTCCTGATCACCTCACCAGTCGTACTCGACTCCGTCAAGGTTAAATTGCCGGTCGATACCAACACGATTTACGTGACCAAACCAGAAAACATCACGCTCACCATCAACAAAGATGGCGATATGTTCTGGAACGGCGGACGTAAAGCCTTGGCGGGAACCGACGAGTTGTTCGAGAAAATGAAAAAAGTATCAGTGCAAGTACCGCAACCAGAAGTACATGTGCGCGGTGACCAGGATACTCGTTACGAATTTGTCGGCAAAACCATCCTCACAGTACAGCGTGCCGGGATTGCTAAGGTCGGATTCATCATTGAACCTCCGGCCAAAGACTAA
- a CDS encoding MotA/TolQ/ExbB proton channel family protein: MKTSAKTFSTFLAAVLFSLTAAITAPVFAADAVPAAAATEAAAPAAAPADAAAPVAADPAAPAVATKEVESAFGMAALLKGGDIVAQGTLLIMAIMSMGSWYILITKIIDQVKLSGQAKDARKFWKAASVNAGISSLKEGSPFRFIAEAAVSSTQHHEGALLEQIDLNSWVTMSIQRSVDKVQSRLQDGLAFLATVGSTAPFVGLFGTVLGIYHALIQIGSSGQASIDKVAGPVGEALIMTAIGLGVAVPAVLGYNFVVRRNKSCMEEVRAFGADLHSVVLSGVMSKAAANTAKKVA; the protein is encoded by the coding sequence ATGAAAACCAGCGCTAAGACTTTCAGCACATTCCTGGCAGCAGTCCTGTTCTCTTTGACTGCCGCAATCACAGCTCCTGTGTTCGCCGCAGACGCAGTACCAGCGGCTGCCGCTACTGAAGCGGCCGCACCAGCAGCTGCACCAGCAGACGCAGCCGCGCCAGTAGCAGCAGATCCAGCAGCACCTGCAGTAGCGACTAAAGAAGTAGAAAGCGCCTTCGGTATGGCTGCCCTGTTAAAAGGCGGCGATATCGTAGCTCAAGGTACTTTGCTGATCATGGCCATCATGTCCATGGGGAGCTGGTACATCCTGATCACCAAGATCATCGATCAAGTCAAACTCTCTGGCCAAGCCAAAGACGCACGTAAATTTTGGAAAGCTGCCAGCGTCAATGCCGGTATCTCCAGCTTGAAAGAAGGCAGCCCATTCCGTTTCATCGCAGAAGCCGCAGTGAGCTCAACGCAGCATCACGAAGGCGCATTGTTAGAGCAAATCGATTTGAACTCATGGGTGACGATGTCTATCCAGCGTTCTGTCGATAAAGTACAGAGCCGTTTGCAAGATGGCTTGGCCTTCCTGGCAACCGTTGGTTCTACAGCACCGTTCGTCGGTCTGTTCGGTACTGTTTTGGGTATTTACCATGCGCTGATCCAAATCGGCTCATCCGGTCAAGCCTCTATCGATAAAGTTGCAGGTCCAGTCGGCGAAGCGCTGATCATGACTGCGATCGGTCTGGGTGTGGCGGTTCCTGCGGTTCTGGGTTACAACTTCGTGGTACGTCGCAACAAGAGCTGCATGGAAGAAGTACGTGCCTTCGGCGCCGACTTGCACTCCGTGGTCTTGTCTGGCGTGATGAGCAAAGCAGCTGCCAATACAGCGAAAAAAGTCGCTTAA
- a CDS encoding energy transducer TonB, whose translation MDFSGREAEPGKKFTGIGLVILFHVVLVWGLINGGAAKIKAVMQKPLETKIVEEVKPPPPPPDTPPPPPPKLAAPPPPFVPPPEVQVQQQVVPTNAIAAVSNVKPDSNAKPTSVQQPVAEAKSVAPATVAPVIDFKQAGCKPEYPRASLRNEETGTVLLAVLVGVDGSVSDVKIEKSSGFRGLDNAVRTHLLAGACKHKPGTVDGKPQQIWTKVNYVWSLE comes from the coding sequence ATGGATTTTTCAGGACGCGAGGCCGAACCGGGTAAGAAATTTACCGGTATAGGACTTGTTATATTATTTCACGTGGTCTTGGTCTGGGGTTTGATCAATGGTGGCGCAGCAAAAATCAAAGCTGTGATGCAAAAGCCGCTAGAGACCAAAATAGTAGAAGAGGTCAAGCCACCGCCGCCGCCACCTGATACGCCACCACCGCCGCCGCCAAAATTGGCCGCGCCGCCGCCACCGTTTGTGCCGCCACCAGAAGTACAAGTGCAGCAGCAAGTGGTACCAACTAATGCGATTGCCGCGGTATCGAATGTCAAACCAGATTCGAACGCCAAGCCAACGAGCGTACAGCAACCTGTGGCAGAAGCGAAGTCGGTTGCGCCTGCGACAGTAGCGCCAGTGATCGATTTTAAGCAAGCCGGTTGCAAACCTGAGTATCCACGTGCTTCTTTGCGTAACGAAGAAACGGGTACGGTTTTACTGGCAGTCTTGGTTGGTGTCGATGGCTCTGTTTCTGACGTCAAGATAGAAAAGTCTAGTGGTTTCCGTGGACTAGATAATGCAGTACGTACCCATTTGTTAGCGGGTGCCTGCAAACACAAACCAGGTACTGTCGATGGCAAACCACAACAGATTTGGACAAAAGTGAACTACGTATGGAGTCTTGAATAA
- a CDS encoding ABC transporter substrate-binding protein: MKFSKILRQLKLALALLAVALTCSLPSLATNPADPSKLVRQAFEAADDGFDMAKTQNFYSGWVSEVINETLLSYDYLARPAKLVPKTVVSMPEISEGGKVFIFKIIPGIYFSSDAAFKGNKRELVAEDYVYSFKRLLDPVNRSPNASFIDGKILGMEELQNKAKKTGKFDYKHPIAGLTAIDKYTLRIELKATDYNFLYVVAYGAFGAVVQEVIEMYGEQSGLHPVGTGPYMIEKYAPRHKIVLIANPAYRGYVWDFKSSGTAWDDQLVKDMKGKNMPQVGRVEISIIEEEQSRWLAFQDQQLDIDKMPQIAAPTVLDGDKLKPSFAAQGIKMDRVTDAGITYTMFNMHDPVIGGYSKEKIALRRAIAMVYNNADEIAQMRLGQAVKAESMIPAGVVGHDKNYRSSVGYDIQLANKLLDHFSYKRGADGYRNLPDGSPLLIKKTIEPVSDRKVQAEILKRGMDQLGVRIEFATGNFADNLKAASACKLSMWGGSWMADFPDGENFMQLLYGPKAGQGNHACYESAAYDALYRNAISLPLGEERNKVYEQMNRQMEADTPWALHSSRIRSWLIRPWIKGYKKHPILHSDWAYIDVEKH; the protein is encoded by the coding sequence ATGAAATTTTCAAAAATACTAAGACAACTAAAACTCGCCCTCGCCTTGCTTGCAGTTGCACTAACTTGCAGTCTCCCATCGCTGGCAACAAATCCGGCCGACCCAAGTAAGCTAGTTCGTCAGGCTTTTGAGGCCGCCGATGATGGCTTCGATATGGCCAAGACCCAAAATTTTTACTCAGGGTGGGTCAGCGAAGTAATTAATGAAACCTTACTCAGCTATGACTACCTGGCCAGACCAGCCAAACTGGTGCCGAAAACGGTAGTAAGCATGCCGGAAATAAGCGAAGGTGGAAAAGTTTTTATCTTCAAAATTATCCCCGGTATTTATTTCTCCAGCGATGCCGCCTTTAAGGGGAATAAGCGAGAACTGGTGGCAGAGGATTATGTCTACTCCTTTAAACGTTTATTAGATCCGGTCAATCGCTCGCCCAATGCCAGTTTTATTGACGGCAAAATCTTAGGCATGGAAGAGCTACAAAACAAGGCTAAAAAGACCGGAAAATTCGATTACAAACACCCCATTGCAGGTTTGACTGCGATCGACAAATACACCTTAAGAATTGAACTAAAAGCCACAGACTATAACTTTTTATATGTCGTCGCTTACGGTGCTTTTGGCGCAGTGGTACAGGAAGTTATAGAAATGTATGGCGAGCAGAGCGGCCTGCATCCAGTCGGAACCGGCCCCTACATGATAGAGAAATATGCCCCGCGCCATAAAATTGTCTTGATTGCGAATCCCGCCTACCGTGGCTACGTCTGGGATTTTAAATCCTCAGGCACGGCCTGGGATGATCAGCTGGTGAAAGATATGAAGGGTAAAAACATGCCGCAGGTGGGCAGAGTAGAAATTAGTATTATTGAGGAGGAACAATCGCGTTGGCTGGCATTTCAGGATCAACAACTCGACATCGATAAAATGCCGCAGATCGCAGCGCCCACGGTACTCGATGGCGACAAGCTCAAACCTAGCTTTGCCGCCCAAGGCATCAAAATGGATAGAGTAACCGACGCCGGCATTACCTACACCATGTTCAATATGCACGATCCGGTGATCGGTGGTTATAGTAAAGAGAAAATCGCCCTGCGGCGCGCCATCGCGATGGTATATAACAATGCCGATGAAATCGCGCAAATGCGTTTGGGTCAAGCAGTCAAGGCCGAATCTATGATACCGGCGGGCGTGGTCGGGCACGATAAGAACTATCGCAGTAGCGTAGGCTACGACATACAACTGGCCAATAAGCTTCTTGATCATTTTTCTTATAAGCGTGGCGCGGATGGTTATCGCAACTTGCCTGACGGTTCGCCGCTGTTAATCAAAAAAACCATAGAACCGGTTTCCGATAGAAAAGTGCAGGCCGAGATCCTTAAACGCGGCATGGATCAACTAGGCGTGCGCATAGAGTTTGCGACCGGTAATTTCGCCGACAATCTCAAAGCGGCTTCAGCCTGTAAATTATCGATGTGGGGCGGTTCCTGGATGGCGGATTTTCCAGACGGTGAGAACTTCATGCAACTACTGTACGGCCCCAAGGCGGGTCAAGGCAATCATGCCTGCTATGAATCTGCCGCTTACGATGCTTTATATAGAAATGCCATCTCGCTGCCTTTGGGCGAAGAGCGTAATAAAGTCTACGAGCAAATGAACCGCCAGATGGAAGCCGATACGCCCTGGGCCTTACACAGTTCGCGGATACGCAGTTGGCTGATACGTCCATGGATCAAGGGTTACAAGAAACACCCCATACTTCATTCCGACTGGGCCTATATCGACGTCGAGAAACATTAG
- a CDS encoding ABC transporter substrate-binding protein, which yields MKSKMKTGKLFIWLALALSVPLAPAYASSPADPDKVLKWVFNVAETGFDPGAARDQYSNGVNYAIFEPLYSYDYLANPAKLVTRTAVALPEVSADHKTYTIKLKKGIYFTPDAAFKGKPRELTMADYIYTFKRLLDPRLASSHSWLFAGKIIGLDKLAEQAKKTNKFDYDTKIAGLELVDKYTLRIHLNEPDFNLGLILAHNPTGAVAREVIEKYQDTQGQVMSNPVGTGAYMLALNEWVRGSKIVLLANPDYRGDIWNHQGSNSPEDQKIMAAMKGKRMPQIGRIEISVMIEDQSRWLAFQNGEVDMFELEGPLAPQALDKDKLKPALEKKGIQLSRITEPEVTTYYWNMQDPVWGGLSKEKIALRRAVAMAHNVEEEIALVYNGNALALDFPIPPGVVGHDPNYKSSIHYNPAAANALLDKFGYARGKNGWRHLPDGKPLEIRYSARSGPVGKMQTEVWKKTYDSIGIKMKEDLLQFSELLKAEKSCQLQTRNAPWIADYPDGDNFMQLFYGGNIGANNNGCVRIPEFDALYVKTQTMPAGAERDVLYRKMARIMEFNAAQRVGFSRYKNMLSQAKVIGYKKHPIIYGEWMYFDVAKDKQ from the coding sequence ATGAAGTCAAAAATGAAGACAGGCAAGCTCTTTATCTGGCTGGCCCTCGCCCTCAGCGTGCCACTAGCCCCGGCCTATGCAAGTAGCCCGGCTGATCCCGATAAGGTACTCAAATGGGTATTTAACGTAGCCGAAACTGGCTTCGACCCAGGCGCGGCGCGCGATCAGTATTCTAACGGCGTCAATTACGCGATTTTTGAGCCGCTTTACAGCTACGACTACCTAGCCAATCCGGCCAAACTGGTAACCAGAACGGCAGTCGCCCTGCCCGAGGTCTCGGCTGATCATAAGACTTACACCATCAAGCTCAAAAAAGGGATTTACTTCACCCCCGACGCAGCCTTCAAAGGCAAACCGCGTGAGCTGACGATGGCGGACTATATCTACACCTTCAAGCGGCTATTAGACCCGCGTCTGGCATCCTCACATTCGTGGCTGTTCGCAGGAAAAATTATCGGCCTCGACAAGCTCGCGGAGCAGGCAAAAAAAACCAATAAATTCGATTACGACACAAAAATTGCAGGGCTGGAACTGGTCGATAAATACACGCTGCGCATACATTTGAATGAACCTGATTTTAATCTGGGGCTGATCCTGGCGCACAACCCTACCGGAGCGGTCGCGCGCGAAGTGATAGAAAAATATCAGGACACGCAAGGTCAAGTGATGTCGAATCCTGTCGGTACCGGTGCTTACATGCTGGCCTTGAACGAATGGGTGCGCGGTTCAAAAATTGTCTTGCTGGCCAACCCTGATTACCGTGGAGACATCTGGAATCATCAGGGCAGCAACAGCCCGGAGGATCAAAAAATCATGGCCGCGATGAAGGGCAAGCGCATGCCGCAAATCGGCAGGATAGAAATCAGCGTAATGATAGAAGATCAGTCGCGCTGGTTGGCCTTTCAGAACGGTGAGGTCGACATGTTCGAACTCGAAGGCCCACTCGCTCCGCAAGCCCTGGATAAAGACAAGTTAAAACCAGCGCTGGAAAAGAAAGGCATACAACTCTCGCGCATCACCGAACCAGAAGTCACTACCTATTACTGGAATATGCAAGATCCGGTCTGGGGCGGTCTGAGCAAAGAAAAAATCGCCTTACGGCGCGCCGTGGCAATGGCGCATAACGTCGAAGAAGAGATTGCACTGGTCTATAACGGCAATGCGCTAGCCTTAGACTTCCCGATTCCCCCTGGTGTGGTCGGACACGATCCCAATTACAAGAGCAGCATTCACTATAACCCGGCAGCGGCCAATGCCCTGCTGGATAAATTTGGCTACGCCCGCGGCAAGAACGGCTGGCGTCATCTGCCCGACGGCAAGCCCTTAGAAATACGTTATTCGGCGCGCTCTGGCCCGGTAGGGAAAATGCAAACCGAGGTCTGGAAAAAAACCTATGACTCTATCGGCATCAAAATGAAAGAGGATCTGCTGCAGTTTTCGGAACTATTGAAAGCAGAAAAAAGTTGCCAGCTGCAGACCCGCAACGCTCCCTGGATCGCAGACTACCCGGATGGCGACAATTTTATGCAATTGTTTTACGGCGGCAATATAGGCGCGAACAATAATGGCTGCGTACGTATCCCGGAATTTGATGCGCTTTATGTCAAAACCCAAACCATGCCGGCGGGTGCCGAACGCGATGTTTTATATCGCAAGATGGCACGCATCATGGAGTTCAACGCGGCTCAAAGAGTCGGTTTTTCTCGCTACAAAAATATGCTCTCGCAAGCCAAAGTCATAGGCTACAAGAAGCACCCCATCATTTACGGTGAATGGATGTATTTTGATGTCGCTAAGGATAAACAATGA
- a CDS encoding ABC transporter permease, translated as MTAYILRRLWQMAPTMLGVILLVFFLFNWVGGDPAYILAGKMSNAEQIANIRSQLGIDQPYYVQLWIFIKQIVSFDFGNSWSTGEAVSSIIGNRLGPSLTVLIPLTIIETAIAIALALAIAFKRGSFTDRSVMIACTVGMSVSILVYIIVGQYFFAYKLGLFPVQGWGNNFAENLFKYSVLPILIAMAVGVAPNLRLFRTFVLDEVNQDYVRTARAKGVSEHRVKWVHVLRNAAIPIITHVMSNLPSLLIGAFLIERFFSIPGIGREVILAVERSDFPVIKAITVYVAAATMLFNLLTDLMYQAVDPRVTLK; from the coding sequence ATGACCGCCTATATCCTGCGCCGCTTATGGCAGATGGCCCCCACAATGCTGGGAGTGATCTTACTGGTATTTTTCCTGTTTAACTGGGTAGGCGGCGATCCTGCCTATATTCTGGCCGGCAAGATGTCCAACGCCGAACAGATCGCCAATATCCGTAGCCAGTTGGGAATAGACCAGCCTTATTATGTGCAACTGTGGATCTTCATTAAACAAATCGTGAGCTTTGATTTCGGCAATAGCTGGAGCACCGGCGAAGCGGTTTCTTCCATCATAGGCAACCGCCTCGGCCCATCGTTGACGGTCTTGATACCGTTGACGATCATAGAAACCGCGATTGCGATTGCGTTGGCACTGGCGATTGCCTTCAAGCGCGGCAGCTTCACCGATCGCAGTGTGATGATCGCCTGCACCGTCGGCATGTCCGTCAGCATACTGGTCTACATTATCGTCGGCCAATATTTTTTCGCCTATAAACTGGGCCTGTTTCCGGTGCAGGGCTGGGGCAATAATTTCGCCGAGAATTTATTCAAATATTCAGTGCTGCCGATACTGATCGCGATGGCAGTTGGCGTGGCCCCTAACCTGCGTCTATTCCGTACCTTCGTATTGGACGAAGTCAATCAGGATTATGTCCGTACTGCGCGCGCCAAAGGCGTCTCTGAACACCGCGTGAAATGGGTCCATGTCTTGCGTAACGCCGCTATCCCCATCATCACCCACGTCATGTCCAATCTGCCCTCACTACTGATCGGGGCCTTCCTGATCGAACGCTTTTTCTCTATACCAGGCATAGGCAGAGAAGTCATTTTAGCGGTGGAGCGTAGTGATTTCCCCGTGATTAAAGCCATTACCGTGTACGTCGCCGCAGCCACCATGCTGTTTAATTTATTGACTGACCTGATGTATCAGGCCGTCGATCCGCGCGTCACTTTGAAATAA
- a CDS encoding ABC transporter permease: MNSASDNNVSPGLWALAWRRLRADSVAMIALAIVSSFMLILLLSGAGLIAADWEQETALSYAPPSFIGADASAAVEAQATEPLPENPLDPLADILRQLRKTANTDIPVIVDSYGITDPLAKEMSEIYTEPAKTGKASVAERLSTLPFGADKWGHDIIKKTIKGAETSIVVGLVAAFLATLLGTLFGAFSGYFGGRVDDLFNWFYSIFTSIPYLLLILSVAAVLQQKGITTIILILAFTGWTGPFRLIRAEYMKHKSREYVWAADAIGASHFRKMFIHIFPNISHVALVQVSILVVGFIKSEVILSFLGFGVPVGVVSWGSMLNEAQNELILGKWWQLTAATAAMAVLVTAFSLFTDALRDALDPKLK, encoded by the coding sequence ATGAATTCTGCATCAGACAATAATGTTTCTCCCGGTCTGTGGGCACTGGCCTGGCGCCGTCTGCGCGCCGATAGTGTCGCCATGATTGCCTTAGCCATCGTCAGCTCCTTCATGCTGATACTACTACTGTCCGGTGCTGGCTTAATCGCCGCGGATTGGGAGCAAGAAACAGCCCTCAGTTACGCGCCACCAAGCTTTATCGGTGCCGATGCCAGCGCTGCAGTAGAAGCACAAGCGACCGAACCGCTACCAGAGAATCCGCTCGACCCTTTGGCCGATATCCTGCGCCAATTGCGTAAGACCGCCAATACCGACATCCCGGTGATCGTCGATAGCTATGGGATCACCGATCCTCTGGCCAAAGAAATGAGCGAGATTTATACCGAGCCGGCGAAAACCGGCAAAGCCAGCGTGGCCGAGCGTCTCAGCACCCTGCCCTTCGGCGCCGACAAATGGGGGCACGACATCATCAAGAAAACCATCAAGGGTGCAGAAACCTCTATCGTCGTGGGTTTAGTGGCGGCGTTTTTGGCGACCTTGCTGGGTACTTTATTCGGTGCTTTCTCAGGCTATTTTGGTGGCCGCGTTGATGATTTGTTCAACTGGTTTTACAGCATCTTCACCTCCATCCCTTACTTGTTATTGATCTTGTCGGTCGCTGCAGTGTTGCAACAAAAAGGCATCACAACGATTATCCTGATCCTGGCCTTCACCGGCTGGACCGGCCCTTTCCGCCTGATACGTGCCGAATACATGAAACACAAGTCGCGTGAATATGTGTGGGCGGCAGACGCCATCGGCGCTTCGCATTTCCGCAAGATGTTCATCCATATTTTCCCCAACATCAGCCACGTGGCATTGGTGCAGGTTTCTATCCTGGTGGTGGGCTTTATCAAGTCTGAAGTGATCTTAAGTTTCTTAGGTTTTGGCGTGCCGGTGGGCGTGGTCTCATGGGGCAGTATGCTCAATGAGGCGCAGAACGAATTGATACTCGGTAAATGGTGGCAATTGACGGCGGCCACTGCTGCCATGGCAGTCTTGGTGACCGCCTTCTCGCTGTTTACCGATGCACTGCGCGATGCGCTCGACCCTAAGCTGAAATAA
- a CDS encoding ABC transporter ATP-binding protein, translating into MTTDALLKVENLRVSFRINKKDSVETVKGISFEIPYNSTVALVGESGSGKSVSSLAIMGLLPADTSSIAPDSQILFEGKSLLKMSMEQRRQLCGKDISMIFQEPMSSLNPVFTVGFQIAEVLRLHMGMNAKQARARSLALLEEVGIPDPASKIDAYPSQMSGGQQQRVMIAMAIACEPKLLIADEPTTALDVTIQKQIIDLIEALRIKHKMSVLFITHDLALVGEIADQVIVMRHGEIREAGAVRQIFEQPKDSYTQALLHCRPSLDSRPWRLPVIDDFMQQQATGLEQKQRARGLQGDEKTVLEVNNLGKSFYTRVGLFGKKEFRAVENVSFKLARGKTLGVVGESGSGKTTVGLTLMRLHQATSGQAIFEGKDILSMSNKDFLPYKRRIQIIFQNPYASLNPRFTVGQILMEPMQIHGIGSNDGERAKLAYALLDKVNLPAAAFKRYPHEFSGGQRQRIAIARCLTMQPEVLICDESVSALDVSVQAQVLNLLQDLQEEFGLSYIFISHDLAVVKYIADQVMVMNQGKVVELANSDELYRNPQHAYTKTLLKAIPRGLQH; encoded by the coding sequence ATGACAACAGATGCATTATTAAAGGTAGAGAATCTGCGCGTGTCTTTCCGCATCAATAAAAAAGACAGCGTAGAGACAGTCAAAGGGATCTCGTTTGAGATTCCGTATAACAGCACCGTGGCACTGGTGGGTGAGTCGGGTAGTGGTAAGTCGGTCAGTTCGCTGGCGATCATGGGATTATTACCGGCCGATACCTCCAGCATCGCGCCCGACAGCCAGATCCTGTTTGAAGGCAAAAGCCTGCTGAAAATGAGTATGGAGCAACGACGTCAGCTATGCGGCAAAGACATTTCCATGATTTTCCAGGAACCCATGAGTTCGCTCAATCCGGTATTTACCGTCGGTTTCCAGATCGCAGAAGTGTTACGCCTGCACATGGGCATGAACGCCAAACAGGCGCGCGCGCGCAGCCTGGCCTTACTGGAAGAAGTCGGCATCCCCGACCCTGCCAGTAAAATCGACGCCTATCCCAGCCAGATGTCGGGCGGCCAGCAGCAGCGTGTGATGATCGCCATGGCGATCGCCTGCGAACCAAAATTACTGATCGCCGATGAACCCACTACCGCACTCGACGTCACCATACAAAAACAGATTATCGACTTAATCGAAGCGCTGCGTATCAAGCACAAAATGTCGGTGCTGTTCATCACCCACGATCTGGCACTGGTGGGAGAAATCGCCGATCAGGTCATCGTCATGCGCCATGGAGAGATCCGCGAAGCCGGCGCTGTCAGGCAAATCTTTGAGCAGCCCAAAGACAGTTACACGCAAGCCCTGCTACATTGCCGCCCCAGTTTAGATAGCCGCCCGTGGCGCTTGCCTGTAATCGATGATTTTATGCAGCAGCAGGCGACAGGCCTGGAGCAAAAACAAAGAGCACGCGGTCTGCAAGGCGATGAAAAAACCGTGCTGGAAGTGAATAATCTGGGCAAAAGTTTTTATACCCGGGTCGGTCTGTTTGGCAAGAAGGAATTTCGTGCGGTAGAGAATGTGTCGTTCAAACTGGCGCGCGGCAAAACGCTGGGGGTGGTCGGAGAATCTGGCTCAGGCAAGACCACGGTGGGCTTGACACTGATGCGCTTGCATCAGGCCACCAGCGGCCAGGCGATTTTTGAGGGCAAAGATATTTTATCTATGTCGAATAAAGATTTTCTCCCCTACAAGCGCCGCATACAGATTATTTTTCAAAACCCCTACGCCTCGCTCAATCCGCGCTTTACGGTGGGCCAGATCCTGATGGAACCGATGCAAATCCACGGCATAGGGAGTAACGACGGCGAACGCGCCAAACTGGCCTACGCGCTGTTAGACAAGGTGAATTTACCAGCCGCTGCCTTCAAGCGTTATCCGCATGAGTTCTCTGGCGGCCAGCGCCAGCGTATCGCGATTGCCCGCTGCCTGACCATGCAACCAGAAGTACTGATCTGCGATGAATCGGTGTCGGCGCTGGACGTTTCGGTGCAGGCCCAGGTACTCAATCTGCTGCAGGATTTACAGGAAGAATTTGGCCTCTCGTATATCTTCATCTCGCATGATCTGGCCGTGGTCAAATACATCGCCGACCAGGTCATGGTGATGAATCAGGGAAAAGTGGTAGAACTGGCCAACTCGGATGAACTATATCGCAATCCGCAACACGCCTACACCAAGACCCTACTCAAAGCGATACCACGCGGTTTGCAGCATTGA